The genomic window AAGCCCCTAAATAAACGGTATTCTTACCACCAGTGTATTCATCGGTAGTGGGTACAATGCACCTCTTTACATTTCACATAACCCACCAAAAAAACACGAGTTAGATCACTCGTAGGTCTATAAAGTTTCTTTGTATgctttagaaaatagaaaaattagAATAGAAATGATACATTTAAAAAGCTTTTGAGAGAAAGTTACTGTATTTGGTTTACTGCGTGCATGTTGAATACTGTACTGATACCTCTATGGCACTTCTTTTATGTAGTTTCTTTTTGAAATACCAAGAAATATTGATGTCGCAGAAGGCATGGATGCTCTCTTTTAATTATCTTTGGTAGAATTTGAAAGAGTGCAATGAAGACATCGTTTGTATAACTAATAACCGGGATTTGGGGGTTATCTTTATGCCTGAAAATAAGCAgcattcaaatttcaatatcattttagTCGATACACAGAGCGCAcatgaatatgatataaaacacaaCAATTAAGACAGTGTTAATCCAGTATTATATTGGCCTTCCTATTCGAGTTTCTTTTCTTCAAAAGTATTATGTAATTTTTTCACCGCTCACAGATATGAATGATAACCATGAACAATATCCGCTCTAATTTATGACAGAGGAAAGATAATCCTTCCCTGCCTTGTGCAGGTTTTGAGTTAAGGCGTGCGCCGGCGAATCTGTGGGGTTACCAACCAAGGGACTCAAACTTCGCAAACTCTCCCATTTATTCTGTCAGGAAATCTCTCTGAGATGAACTGTCGTGTCCAAAACTGGGTCCGAAGAGACATGAACGTTCGTCGGTGTGAATTCTCTGGGCGCTGGAATTTGTTAGGCCGAGGTAGAGAAGGACTCAGTGAGGCTCTCCTGAACATATATCTTGTATGTCACTAACACTGGGTATGGCACATTAGAACCAGTAGGGGTCATTTTGTTACAATCATGTAAGGAGTTTATTTCGTAGCAGTAGTTCGTTCAGTGGCTACAAATGTGCACATATAGTCAAAGTGAAAAGTGCTGTCAGTAATAAGTACAAACATTTACCAGAGACGCCAAGCATGATGTACTGTGGAGACTATGGTGTCTTTCAGCTAAGCGATCACTCACGCCACCTAATAGCACGAGAAAAAATATCCCCAAATCGTCCTGAGAGGAAAGGGAAAATTACGCCCGAGCGTTGGTGGCACTACAGCGGGGACGGTAGGCCGGTGTCCCGCCCGTCCCTCGGTGACGACTCCGCATGGTCTAGGGAGACGCGGGTCGACAAGGCAAGCGATTTTTTACTCAACCTCATGATCGTTCTGTCGCCTGCAAGTAGCGCGGAGAGCTATTACGGCCAGGCTTTAAGTCCTTTCGGTAATCACTGTAGGATTTGTCAGGCAATTTAGACATGATATACGACTTCGCGACGATCTTCTTTGACGGTTTTTCTCGTCGGGGGCTTGGGGTGCCGTCTTCCGGGAGTCGGCCGACGATGGTCTTTCTAACATTCCCGTCCGTCTGGGGAACACTTCCAGGCCCGACAAACCAACTAACGATGAGAGGAAATGACCGAAGTAGTTAAGAGATCACCGCAACTTCGATCTATCAACCACTGAACATATACCTTGAACTTCCCGAGTGTAATGGGAGAAAAAACTTGGACTACGGCCTTTTATACTTCATGTCGTTGTTCTGAGAACCCTTTATTGGTAATTTTCCCTTAAaagtacatgaaatatgttttaaCTTTGCTTTGCTTTCAAAAAAGATTGGTTCAACTTTGTTCCAAAAGAATTCTTATGTAGTACTTCTACGGCATATACTGTTCGCAAAGGGTTTGGCCTATAGCTGTGCTCGTTTTTGGAAAGAAATCTATTTCATTTTGAGTACTCCAAACGTGGATCGTGGTATCTCTTAAGTATGGCATAGCATACAGGAAATGTTAAAAAGTACGAGACtaagataaaacaagaaagaaagaagacaagAGTCTGTTCAAACAAAACTACCCCTAACATTCACTGGTCAACttgatttttccttttgtttttatACCATCATGTTTTGAATTacgaacacatttttacaaactCACTATATGAAGGATTTGTTCGCAGTGCTCTAAACATTTCCACAATAAGACCCCCCTCCAAAAAGAAAACggacaaagaaaaaagaagtaacaaaaagacaacagtaTCACTACATGTTTAGCTATTGTATCATCTGCCACTCTGTGTGAATATGATATATTCATATCTATGGGTTCTGGCCTCAGGCAATGAACATTGCCGCCGAAATAACGCCTTTTTATCAACATCCCATCGAAGCGTAGCGGGGCTATTCTATAAACCAACAGTTTACACTACCAATAGAACCTATTACCCCCACATAGGTAATGTCACTGTGAACTCACAGTCGCAAGTAGGTGTGTATACATCAATTCAGGTGAGCAAAATTTCATTAAAGCATCGTATCTAATGACTTGCCACCTCTTTATTACCTTTTGCGCTATCATTAAAAACCACCATAGAACAACAAACAGAAAGTCACAATACACATGTGGCTGGCTACAAAAACTGGGGATTTTCGCGGGTGATTACGAAAGTTATTTTTTGCGATGTGTGTACTTTGTACCTGCAGACGGGGTGGGTGGAACAGTTGTGAGACAAACGAAAACATTGGGACTATTTAGAAAACGACGATAATGACTCCCATCAAGGAATGTATTGTGAATGGACCAGGGCAATAAAGACTCTGTTATGTATATCACCTGCCCTGCCCATCCACTGTCTTACTACCGTTTACTTCATCCTAGAACACTGAGCCATTAACGATGGCATTCTTCTATTTGACGACAGGAACAATGAGAGCAATTAATAGCTAAATTAAAGTTACACACATAGTGCGTtttgtgtgtgggaggggggtgggctAATGACTTGGTACGTAATGACACAACACGGAACAATTTGTAGGTCCGGTCGGCTTGCTCACGCCCGCACGCGAATTTTCCATCGCGCCGCTCCGCCATTTTCCGTGGCAGCAGAAGGATATTCATCAAATTTGCGGCGAGTACCTTTTGTCTGAAACACGAAGGCCAAAAACTCCTCGCCATAACAGTTCTCAGTTCTGACACGAACTGCCGGAGCTTGCACTGTCGTTTTTAAGGATGTGTATTTTGAGTGGAGGGTGATATTGTTGTTGGTATTGTCACTTCCCTTCGCGACATTGTCTAACACGCAATTTAAACATGTCGTCCGACACTGGAGCTAAATGAACATTATTACCCCCTGAATAATAGAACAACGATATGGTCAGGACATTTTCCAGAACAATAACAAAGACAAATGGTGAACATTTGAAGATATAAGGACACCAGTACAAAAGCGTGCTGTCTCCGAAATTCCATGTGCTTTTGTAAGGTCCATACGGACCGACCGCGACCTACGGGGACATTACAGAACACGcgagtttgtttttgttgtacttGTGGCAAAGGTGCCGGATCAGGGGCAATTTTTAGTGGCTACATTTTACGAGCATCCTTCTACTCCCTTCTCGGTAAACTAGCAAGAATTATTACGACTATAAAACGACAGGGAAGGTAAGAAAGGGTTGGACCTACCCGTACCTGTTCTTTGCGGCGGCCGCCCGGTCCCTCTGCCGGCGATTTTTGAACCAGTTCCCGACTTGCGTTGGGGTCAGGCCCGTGGCCTGTGCTAGTTCTCTCTTCTTTTGCGGGTTTGGGTAAGGATCTTGTAGATACCATTCTCGTAACAAGCTTCTGGTGCGTTCCTTAAAACAGTGAGTCTTTTGCTCTCCGTCCCAGATGGTTCGGGGTAGGGGAAACTTCTTCCGGACTCGATACTTGTCGACGGGCCCGAGCGGTCTTCCTCTCAGCTTCTCGGCCTCCTGGTAGTGCGCCTCGAGCCACATGGCTTGGAGCTTGGCATGAGATTCCTTGGTGAAGCGATGGTTCTCCAAAATGTGATACAAGTCCCTGAAGTTGCCCGTGTGGAAGGCGACCACGGCCCGAGCCCGTAGCACCGCCTCGTTCTTGTTCAGGGCATCGGCGGCACCCGGCGCGACGGGCAGCGACCACAGGAACCGGCCTAGCCGCTCGATGTCCCCGCTCTCCTCCAAGGTCTCGCAGACGCTGGCAACCTGTTCGGGGGTGAAGTTGAGCGTCGGCAGGCCCAGGCCCAGGGTCATCGCCGGCTGGAACATTGACACCGGTTTCAAAATGGCCGGACCCGACACGGTAAACGCCAGGCTACTCATATACTTAAGTTGGTCGTGGATCAGCGCTATTATCACTAAATGCTGGGGTGTGGTTGAGTGCTGTGAAATGTGTCAGTTTTTATCAGGGGAGTTTGTCTGCAGCGCGTATTATCACCACTATCATAGTTTGCAATTGTACGAATACCGCCCTTTGATTGGCTGGGGGAAGTCTGTTGTCTTTTCACCTAGGAGCTTATGCCAATCATCGCTATAGACGTCAATCACGCAAGGGAAAACAAAGCCGTTCCACATGGCCGGGCTAAACAACGTGTCAGGTAACCTATTAGGACTCAGAATGATAACTAGCTATAACATGTGAGAAAGAGAAAAAACTGCAACTTTTTAAAATAGTCGTATAACGTCTGTGGAAAAGTATCGTTGCGCGGTCCTATGTAACGTAAGTACAGAAACGCTTGTGCAAATTTCTCAGCCAATACGTGACTGTTATAATTGACAGGCGGCACGGACGAGGGCGGGGTATTCCCGCCTTTTTCATGCACTTCTCCTATTGTCACCCCCCCGCACAAATCTACAAATAAATACTTACCAGCATTTTTTCTTACTTGAAATTCAAATAAGAATCGTGAGAATTCTTGAAGGAATTTATCCGTGGACCACGCAGACGTATCCATTGTGGTTCGCACCCCGGATATGCAACATATAGCAGTAATTAAATCATGAGCGGTATTTGAAAAGCATCCAGCTATGACATCAATTTTGCTTTGCCTAGAAACGCTTCTGCATGATATGGATAACGTACAATACTAGGAATATATGAAATAGAAGACAATGGAGGATATTCTTGGGTATTGATAAAATTCAAGAGTTTCCCGCCCATAAGTGTGCTTCATTATCCATGTATGAGGCAGATGTTCGGGCGACTTTTGCGGGCGCCCGACGACTTTCCCCCGAGAATGTTGCTCGGACGCCTCGGTGGCACACACGCCACTTCCGTCCTCAACTACCGCTTGCAGATCTAGAATTAGGCACAGAAAATGCTTGTGAACAACTGGGAAGATCTCTCGAACGAGGTGTCAACCCAACAAATTACCTGGTGAAAATTTGTGTATTTAGGCAAATTGGGCTTTTTCTAGCTGATAGGAGGTATTAGTGTATGAATGAAGTCGCCAGGGGACGTCACAACGAGCCTATTGTGTGGACGTGCCAACATCCCGTGTAAGATGAAATTTTTAAGCAAAACTTCAAACTGAAGGTGACGAAAGTAAGTCGGATAATGATATAGGATACGGAGGTGGTAGGACtacaggggggagggggaagCCACACAAGTGCTGCGGTGTGTATCACGCGATAGGGTTTCCACAAACAACATGGCTATGTTGGGACGCTGCTTGGCGTTAAGTTGTTAAGCAGAATTACGAATTCTGTTCTAATTATCAGAGAGTGGGAGAGGAGGAGGGGGGACAAGCTATTATTGACAGCCGGGGACTTGCTGCGAGGCAGTGAAACACACCACCCCAGATAATCCGAACCCCACAAATCCGTCAGGAGCTCCAGGGCCGTGAATAAGAATGCACGCTGGAGCCGTTCTGAGTGAAAATCAGAGCGACGATGCAAAAATCTGGCGCGCATTCGTTCCTGCATGAGTGAATCCTAATGCGAATCAGAAACTCGAAATAAGAGGCCCATTATCCCCGATGCGATCGGACTTCTCTGCTTCTCTCAGACACCGCACATCAGGAGAGAGATCCCATATCAAAATGATAACTAAGCACagatatgcataatttatgcctgTTGGTTCGGGAATATACTGTCTATCGAGGTCTCCCATATGTCATACCCCCTTATCGTCCGAGAACAGCGGGGGATTTTTGTCAGGCTACCCGATCCGACCCACGGCTTATGTTCCATCTCCAATCATTGCCCATTCTCTACCATTATCTCATCTTTAGATCTCACTCTCCTATTCAGTCCTCAGAACAGAGAATCCCTTCTACAGCTCTCAAATACCTGGGAAAAAGAGGACGACTTATCTTAATACGAGCTATTTGTAAACCGGGTTATCTTTGTTGACAGTGCATGTCAGTTTGAGATCCCCGTCTTTTCGCCATTACAAGTGCTGATCATAACATGGATATCATGGTGCTACAGTGTTTTAACAGTCATAAACTTGAAGAGATGTCACTTTTTTCACGTCTGAGTTAAATTCACTCAAGCCCAATCTCTCTCCCTCCTTCCAGGCGATGTGGACTCCCGCTAAATTGGTTGGGCGGGGCGTAGTGGCTGATTGCTTGACAGCTTGTCAACAAAACAACTCCATTTTGACATGGGGTGCAAAGTGGGCCGGGGCGAAGCCGCTAGGTCTGGTGGCGCTATTCATGATGCAGACCGCGTGTCTGTGTGCTGGTGGCGGCTGCTCACCAACAATTGTTCCGCACAGAAAGTCGAGACGGTCGCTTACACTGCCGTAAGTCGCCCATGTCCTCCTTGTAGAACTGCAATCCCCTCTCTAAGAAAACATGTTGGTATTTTCCCGATGAAGTGTTGTCCTCTACCCCCTCCTAAACAAACGCTGTGCGCATTTTGTTAGGTGATGCTGTTTCGAGTGCACGGTTACTGAAAATACCTTGATCAcgatattgtttattttatcaCTATCTAGATCTAGTCCACTGCAATGTACAATTGATTTATAACTGGAACAACATAGATTCCTACAGTCATCACCTTCGTGAAAAACGCTTTAAAgttgaatattttgtatatctgtatctgacATTTATTTGAACATTCTTTACGACTAAGAAGAAGTTGTAAGTTAACGTCACTCTTTTCCCTTCCTTGCTGTGTCTTGCCCGGGGAATTC from Branchiostoma lanceolatum isolate klBraLanc5 chromosome 4, klBraLanc5.hap2, whole genome shotgun sequence includes these protein-coding regions:
- the LOC136432283 gene encoding homeobox protein SIX6-like isoform X2; this encodes MSSLAFTVSGPAILKPVSMFQPAMTLGLGLPTLNFTPEQVASVCETLEESGDIERLGRFLWSLPVAPGAADALNKNEAVLRARAVVAFHTGNFRDLYHILENHRFTKESHAKLQAMWLEAHYQEAEKLRGRPLGPVDKYRVRKKFPLPRTIWDGEQKTHCFKERTRSLLREWYLQDPYPNPQKKRELAQATGLTPTQVGNWFKNRRQRDRAAAAKNRLQQQGASAQGSSSSFSADSDCSTAGSPPPPAMPSTPPRTEVHPAPPHSPPTSTCSTPNISPTTNIVET
- the LOC136432283 gene encoding homeobox protein SIX6-like isoform X1, which gives rise to MSSLAFTVSGPAILKPVSMFQPAMTLGLGLPTLNFTPEQVASVCETLEESGDIERLGRFLWSLPVAPGAADALNKNEAVLRARAVVAFHTGNFRDLYHILENHRFTKESHAKLQAMWLEAHYQEAEKLRGRPLGPVDKYRVRKKFPLPRTIWDGEQKTHCFKERTRSLLREWYLQDPYPNPQKKRELAQATGLTPTQVGNWFKNRRQRDRAAAAKNRYGLQQQGASAQGSSSSFSADSDCSTAGSPPPPAMPSTPPRTEVHPAPPHSPPTSTCSTPNISPTTNIVET